One region of Camelina sativa cultivar DH55 chromosome 6, Cs, whole genome shotgun sequence genomic DNA includes:
- the LOC104792533 gene encoding WAT1-related protein At2g37460, with product MEEVKKRDCMEKARPFISMVVLQVGLAGMDILSKAVLNKGMSNYVLVVYRHAVATIVMAPFAFYFDKKVRPKMTLVIFFKISLLGLLEPVIDQNLYYLGMKYTTATFATAMYNVLPAITFVLAYIFGLERVKLRCIRSAGKVIGTLATVGGAMIMTLVKGPVLDLFWTKGISSKNTDGTDIHSAIKGAVLVTIGCFSYACFMILQAVTLRTYPAELSLTAWICLMGTIEGTVVALVMEKGNPSAWAIGWDTKLLTSTYSGIVCSALAYYVGGVVMKTRGPVFVTAFSPLCMIIVAIMSTIIFAEQMYLGRVLGAVVICGGLYLVIWGKGKDYKYQVTLLTNDASTQPKLELSGIGKDNIDHEVITISKQGEKRTTIVDSV from the exons ATGGAGGAAGTAAAGAAGAGGGATTGCATGGAGAAGGCAAGGCCATTCATTTCAATGGTAGTGTTACAAGTAGGACTAGCGGGAATGGATATTCTGTCAAAGGCTGTTCTAAACAAAGGCATGAGCAATTACGTCCTTGTTGTTTACCGTCATGCTGTTGCTACCATCGTTATGGCCCCCTTCGCCTTCTACTTCGACAA gAAGGTGAGACCGAAGATGACACTGGTGATATTCTTCAAGATATCACTCCTTGGTTTACTcga GCCAGTGATCGATCAAAACTTATACTATCTAGGGATGAAATACACTACCGCTACATTTGCAACCGCCATGTACAACGTCCTACCAGCAATCACTTTTGTCCTTGCTTATATATTCGGGCTCGAAAGAGTGAAGCTACGGTGCATCAGGAGCGCGGGTAAGGTGATTGGGACGTTGGCTACAGTTGGAGGAGCCATGATCATGACACTTGTTAAAGGCCCGGTTCTTGATCTCTTTTGGACGAAAGGAATATCTTCAAAAAACACAGATGGCACTGACATTCACAGCGCCATCAAAGGAGCAGTATTGGTCACAATTGGTTGTTTTAGCTATGCATGTTTCATGATTCTTCAA GCAGTAACACTGAGAACTTACCCGGCTGAGCTTTCTCTCACAGCATGGATATGCCTAATGGGTACAATAGAAGGAACGGTCGTGGCATTAGTGATGGAGAAAGGAAATCCTAGCGCTTGGGCTATTGGTTGGGACACTAAACTTCTTACATCCACCTATAGT GGGATAGTATGCTCAGCATTGGCTTACTATGTTGGAGGAGTGGTGATGAAAACTAGAGGTCCTGTGTTTGTAACAGCTTTTAGTCCTCTATGTATGATCATAGTAGCGATTATGTCGACCATCATCTTTGCAGAGCAGATGTATCTTGGAAG GGTTCTTGGTGCGGTTGTTATATGTGGAGGGTTATACCTTGTGATATGGGGCAAAGGCAAAGATTACAAATATCAAGTCACACTGCTAACAAATGATGCATCAACACAACCAAAGCTAGAACTAAGCGGAATTGGAAAGGATAATATAGATCATGAAGTCATTACAATCAGCAAGCAAGGAGAAAAGAGAACAACAATTGTAGATTCAGTCTAA